Proteins from a single region of Starkeya sp. ORNL1:
- the moaB gene encoding molybdenum cofactor biosynthesis protein B: MTDAPDKPFVPLNIAVLTVSDTRTLADDRSGTTLAERIAAAGHTLADRAIVPDDVPAIRERVEAWIAEKAIDVVITTGGTGFTGRDVTPEAVEPLFEKRMEGFSTVFHMVSFQKIGTSTLQSRATAGVANATYVFCLPGSPGACRDAWDEILVHQLDVRHKPCNFVEILPRLDEHLKRAKAKGATV; encoded by the coding sequence ATGACCGACGCCCCCGACAAGCCTTTCGTGCCGCTGAACATCGCGGTGCTCACCGTCTCCGACACCCGCACCCTCGCGGACGACCGCTCCGGCACCACGCTGGCGGAGCGGATCGCGGCCGCGGGCCACACGCTCGCGGACCGTGCCATCGTGCCGGACGATGTGCCGGCGATCCGCGAGCGGGTCGAGGCGTGGATCGCCGAAAAGGCGATCGATGTCGTGATCACCACCGGCGGCACCGGCTTTACCGGCCGCGACGTGACCCCGGAAGCGGTGGAGCCGCTGTTCGAGAAGCGCATGGAAGGCTTCTCGACAGTGTTCCACATGGTGTCGTTCCAGAAGATCGGCACCTCGACGCTGCAGAGCCGGGCCACGGCCGGCGTCGCCAACGCCACCTACGTGTTCTGCCTGCCGGGCTCCCCCGGCGCCTGCCGCGACGCCTGGGACGAGATCCTCGTCCACCAGCTCGATGTGCGGCACAAGCCGTGCAATTTCGTCGAGATCCTGCCGCGCCTCGACGAGCACCTGAAGCGCGCCAAGGCCAAGGGCGCGACGGTTTAG
- a CDS encoding glycosyltransferase has translation MISVVIPTQETERLLIPALAALVPGAAAGVVREVLLVDGGSNGAVEEIADAAGCEYLRGPADSGARLRQGAEAARGPWLLFLEPCGLLQEGWAREVRNFTDQAERNGSTEHRAATFRLALDGFGVAPRLKEAAAVARHALTGRPRPEQGLLIHRRFYEALGGYGSGARSARKLLARIGRGRLVLLRSQMLLPED, from the coding sequence GTGATTTCGGTCGTCATACCCACGCAGGAAACGGAGCGCCTGCTGATCCCGGCGCTGGCGGCGCTGGTGCCGGGCGCGGCGGCTGGCGTGGTGCGCGAGGTACTGCTGGTGGATGGCGGCAGCAACGGCGCGGTCGAGGAGATCGCCGATGCCGCCGGCTGCGAATATCTGCGCGGGCCGGCTGACAGCGGCGCCCGCCTGCGCCAGGGCGCTGAGGCGGCGCGGGGTCCCTGGCTGTTGTTCCTCGAGCCCTGCGGGCTGCTGCAGGAAGGCTGGGCGCGCGAAGTCCGCAACTTTACCGACCAGGCCGAGCGCAATGGCAGCACCGAGCACCGTGCCGCCACCTTTCGCCTCGCGCTGGATGGTTTCGGCGTCGCTCCGCGCCTCAAGGAAGCCGCCGCCGTGGCGCGCCACGCGCTCACCGGGCGCCCTCGGCCGGAGCAGGGGCTGCTGATCCATCGGCGTTTTTACGAGGCGTTGGGCGGGTACGGCTCCGGCGCTCGTTCCGCCCGCAAGCTATTGGCACGGATCGGTCGCGGGCGGCTGGTGCTGCTGCGCTCGCAGATGCTGCTGCCGGAAGACTGA
- a CDS encoding PA0069 family radical SAM protein, with the protein MEQTPPSAPGRAAKAQAPQPPRKPERIVGRLREERRLKQEQERAAAARDLTGISDIGVADGPAPGVDGERRRGRGAVSNAAGRFEPHAREAFDDGWESLDELPVFQTSVTVEKPRTIINRNNSPDVGFDRSINPYRGCEHGCVYCFARPTHAYQGYSAGLDFETKLFAKPDAPELLAKELSKPGYEPRTIALGINTDGYQPIEREWRLTRRILEVLRDFGHPVGIVTKSALVLRDLDILGPMAERGLAKVALSVTTLDHKLARIMEPRAATPMRRIETIRRLSEAGVPTAVLAAPMIPAINDAELERILDTAAAAGATEAGYVMIRLPLEILDLFKEWLLTHFPDRYRHVLSLVKEMHGGKEYDSTFGQRMSGSGPYAWTVARRFEIAAERLGLNKRHLRLTNRHFRRPPRPGEQLSLFGEER; encoded by the coding sequence ATGGAACAGACACCGCCATCCGCTCCCGGCCGCGCCGCGAAGGCTCAGGCGCCCCAGCCGCCGCGCAAGCCGGAGCGCATCGTCGGCCGACTCCGCGAAGAGCGCCGCCTCAAGCAGGAGCAGGAGCGCGCTGCGGCCGCGCGCGACCTTACCGGCATCTCCGATATCGGGGTAGCAGACGGGCCGGCGCCGGGGGTGGACGGCGAGCGCCGGCGCGGGCGTGGCGCGGTCTCCAACGCCGCCGGCCGCTTCGAGCCGCATGCGCGCGAAGCGTTCGACGATGGCTGGGAGAGCCTCGACGAATTACCGGTATTCCAGACCAGCGTCACGGTGGAGAAGCCGCGCACCATCATCAATCGCAACAACTCGCCGGATGTCGGCTTCGACCGCTCGATCAATCCCTATCGCGGCTGCGAGCATGGCTGCGTCTATTGCTTCGCGCGCCCGACCCACGCCTATCAGGGCTACTCCGCAGGGCTCGATTTCGAGACCAAGCTGTTCGCCAAGCCCGACGCGCCGGAATTGCTCGCCAAGGAATTGTCCAAGCCCGGCTATGAGCCGCGTACCATCGCGCTCGGCATCAACACCGACGGCTATCAGCCGATCGAGCGCGAATGGCGGCTGACCCGACGCATATTGGAAGTGCTGCGCGATTTCGGCCATCCGGTGGGCATCGTGACGAAATCGGCGCTGGTGCTGCGCGACCTCGACATACTTGGGCCGATGGCCGAGCGCGGGCTCGCCAAGGTCGCGCTCTCCGTCACCACGCTCGACCACAAGCTGGCGCGTATCATGGAGCCGCGGGCGGCGACGCCGATGCGCCGCATCGAGACCATACGCCGCCTCAGCGAGGCCGGCGTGCCCACCGCCGTGCTGGCGGCCCCGATGATCCCGGCGATCAACGATGCCGAGCTGGAGCGCATCCTCGACACCGCGGCGGCGGCAGGCGCGACCGAGGCCGGCTATGTGATGATCCGGCTGCCGCTGGAGATCCTCGACCTGTTCAAGGAGTGGCTGCTGACGCATTTCCCCGACCGCTACCGCCATGTGCTGTCGCTGGTGAAGGAGATGCATGGCGGCAAGGAGTATGATTCGACCTTCGGCCAGCGCATGAGCGGCTCCGGCCCCTATGCCTGGACCGTGGCGCGGCGTTTCGAGATCGCGGCGGAGCGGCTCGGCCTCAACAAGCGCCATCTGCGCCTGACCAACCGCCATTTCCGCCGCCCGCCGAGGCCGGGCGAGCAATTATCGCTGTTCGGCGAGGAGCGATGA
- the hpnI gene encoding bacteriohopanetetrol glucosamine biosynthesis glycosyltransferase HpnI: protein MVVASLPLLLSLIGSALLSWAAWLIRRRAAAVDPHGARDVPTVSLLKPLHGAEPLLADNLATAVAQNYPGRIEMLCGVARADDPAVAAVESLRASFPAAELRLIVNSRRWGANAKVSNLINIMAEARHDVLVLADSDMVVPPDYVARLVGVLDQPGTGAVSCLYVGRGDAGYWSRLVAAGIDTHFVPATMIALATGLGKPSMGSTIALRRDTLAEIGGFIRFADTLADDYALGEAVRATGRTVVVPAMVLTHACAETSLTHVVRQELRWNATILGIDPAGYTGSIILHPLPLALIGWAAGGGMLAAGATVLALAARASVALATARLDVAGRPAGYRFAPILLIPMRDLLSFAMFVVAFVARSVDWRGAGIKLGRKGRISGPEDI, encoded by the coding sequence ATGGTCGTCGCGTCGCTGCCACTCCTCCTTTCGCTGATCGGATCGGCCCTGCTGTCCTGGGCAGCCTGGCTCATTCGTCGCCGCGCCGCGGCCGTCGATCCACATGGCGCCCGCGACGTGCCGACCGTCAGCCTGCTCAAGCCGCTTCACGGTGCCGAGCCGCTCCTGGCTGACAATCTCGCGACGGCGGTTGCGCAGAACTATCCAGGCCGCATCGAGATGCTCTGCGGGGTAGCCCGCGCCGACGATCCCGCCGTTGCGGCGGTCGAATCGCTGCGCGCGAGCTTTCCCGCTGCCGAGCTTCGGCTTATCGTCAATTCCCGGCGCTGGGGCGCCAATGCCAAGGTCTCGAACCTCATCAACATCATGGCCGAAGCGCGCCATGACGTGCTGGTGCTGGCCGACAGCGACATGGTGGTGCCGCCAGACTATGTCGCACGGCTCGTCGGCGTGCTCGACCAGCCCGGCACCGGCGCGGTGAGCTGCCTCTATGTGGGGCGCGGCGATGCCGGCTACTGGTCGCGATTGGTCGCGGCCGGCATCGATACCCATTTCGTGCCCGCCACGATGATCGCGCTGGCGACGGGGCTCGGGAAGCCATCCATGGGCTCGACCATCGCGCTGCGTCGCGACACCCTGGCCGAGATCGGCGGCTTCATCCGCTTCGCCGACACGCTGGCAGATGACTATGCGTTGGGCGAGGCCGTCCGCGCCACCGGGCGGACGGTGGTGGTGCCGGCGATGGTCCTGACCCACGCCTGCGCCGAGACGAGCCTCACCCATGTGGTCCGCCAGGAATTGCGCTGGAACGCCACCATTCTGGGGATCGACCCGGCAGGCTATACCGGCAGCATCATCCTCCATCCGCTGCCGCTCGCGCTCATCGGCTGGGCCGCGGGCGGCGGCATGCTTGCCGCGGGCGCCACCGTGCTGGCACTCGCGGCACGCGCGAGCGTGGCGCTCGCGACGGCGCGCCTTGACGTTGCGGGACGCCCCGCCGGTTACCGTTTTGCCCCGATTTTATTGATTCCAATGCGTGATCTGCTTTCCTTCGCTATGTTCGTGGTTGCCTTCGTCGCCCGATCGGTTGATTGGCGCGGCGCGGGCATTAAGCTTGGACGCAAGGGCCGGATCTCGGGTCCAGAGGATATATGA
- the hpnJ gene encoding hopanoid biosynthesis associated radical SAM protein HpnJ: MRSLFLQAPSFDGYDGGAGARYQMKREVRSFWYPTWLAQPAAMVEGSRLIDAPAHDLGWDDIKHEVDDKELVILHTSTPSFRQDSHTADLIRERNPKALIGMIGAKVAVEAEKSLLAARSVDFVCRNEFDFTIVDVANGMPLTEVDGISYRAADGTIIHNKDRAVVENMDLLPFVAPIYKRDLTIEKYFGGYLKHPYVSFYTGRGCKSRCTFCLWPQTVGGHNYRTRSIPHVIEEVKYVLREMPSVKEIFFDDDTLTDNLPRVEELARALGEIGFGKPGFGVSWSCNAKANVPHATLKVLRENGLRLLLVGYESGNQKILINIKKGLRVDVARQFTKDCHELGIVIHGTFILGLPGETLETIEETIRFAIEINPHTIQVSLAAPYPGTFLYKQAVENSWFDGTDHLLTDGGTQIAQLSYPHLPAPVIFDKVEEFYKRFYFRPRKIGAIVGEMLRDWDMMKRRLREGVEFFDFLRQRKEAA, from the coding sequence ATGCGCTCGCTCTTTCTCCAGGCGCCCTCATTCGATGGCTATGACGGCGGTGCGGGTGCGCGCTACCAGATGAAGCGCGAAGTGCGCTCCTTCTGGTATCCGACCTGGCTCGCCCAGCCTGCGGCGATGGTCGAGGGCTCCCGGCTGATCGATGCGCCGGCCCATGATCTCGGCTGGGACGACATCAAGCACGAGGTGGACGACAAGGAACTGGTCATCCTCCACACCTCGACACCGAGCTTCCGCCAGGATTCCCATACCGCGGACCTGATCCGCGAACGCAATCCCAAGGCGCTGATCGGCATGATCGGCGCCAAGGTGGCGGTGGAAGCCGAGAAGTCGCTGCTTGCTGCGCGTTCGGTGGACTTCGTCTGCCGCAACGAGTTCGACTTCACCATCGTCGACGTCGCCAACGGCATGCCACTCACCGAGGTCGACGGCATCAGCTATCGGGCGGCCGACGGCACCATCATCCACAACAAGGACCGCGCCGTCGTCGAGAACATGGACCTGCTGCCGTTCGTGGCGCCGATCTACAAGCGCGACCTGACCATCGAGAAATATTTCGGCGGGTATCTGAAGCACCCTTATGTGAGCTTCTACACCGGGCGCGGCTGCAAGAGCCGCTGCACCTTCTGCCTCTGGCCGCAGACAGTGGGAGGGCACAATTACCGCACGCGCTCGATCCCCCATGTCATCGAGGAAGTGAAATACGTCCTGCGCGAAATGCCCAGCGTGAAGGAGATCTTCTTCGACGACGACACGCTGACCGACAATCTGCCCCGCGTGGAAGAGCTCGCTCGCGCGCTTGGTGAGATCGGCTTCGGCAAGCCGGGCTTCGGCGTTTCCTGGAGCTGCAACGCCAAGGCCAACGTGCCCCACGCGACGCTCAAGGTGCTGCGCGAGAACGGCCTGAGGCTGCTCCTCGTCGGCTATGAGAGCGGCAACCAGAAGATCCTGATCAACATCAAGAAGGGCCTGCGCGTCGATGTCGCGCGCCAGTTCACCAAGGACTGCCACGAGCTCGGCATCGTCATCCACGGCACCTTCATCCTGGGCCTGCCGGGCGAGACGCTGGAAACGATCGAGGAGACCATCCGCTTCGCCATCGAGATCAACCCGCACACCATCCAGGTGAGCCTAGCCGCGCCCTATCCAGGCACCTTCCTCTACAAGCAGGCGGTGGAGAACAGCTGGTTCGACGGCACCGACCATCTTCTGACCGACGGCGGTACCCAGATCGCCCAGCTCAGCTATCCGCATCTGCCGGCGCCGGTGATCTTCGACAAGGTCGAGGAGTTCTACAAGCGCTTCTACTTCCGCCCACGCAAGATCGGGGCGATCGTCGGCGAGATGCTGCGCGACTGGGACATGATGAAGCGGCGCCTGCGCGAGGGCGTGGAGTTCTTCGACTTCCTGCGCCAGCGGAAGGAAGCCGCTTGA